A genomic stretch from Bradyrhizobium sp. 195 includes:
- a CDS encoding GrlR family regulatory protein has protein sequence MKNGLYSIHVTLLDGRAGKGSGVILFRDGKILGGDAYLYYTGSYVVKDDTTFKGEVLVQRHTSPRGDDNPLFGGPAPVGIGVSGTYTDTRAEMTGTALVGKASLIFGATLHKLAEAD, from the coding sequence ATGAAGAACGGTCTCTATTCGATTCATGTGACCCTGCTCGATGGTCGAGCCGGCAAGGGCAGCGGCGTCATTCTTTTTCGCGACGGCAAGATTCTTGGCGGCGATGCCTACCTCTATTACACCGGCAGCTACGTGGTGAAGGATGACACCACCTTCAAAGGCGAGGTGCTGGTGCAACGGCACACCTCGCCGCGGGGCGACGACAATCCGCTATTCGGCGGCCCTGCCCCGGTCGGCATCGGTGTCAGCGGGACCTACACGGACACCCGCGCGGAGATGACGGGCACCGCGCTGGTCGGCAAGGCCAGCCTGATTTTCGGCGCAACGCTGCACAAGCTCGCCGAGGCTGATTAG
- a CDS encoding dihydrodipicolinate synthase family protein, whose translation MKLTADAKGTFAIAPTPFHDDGRIDERSIDRLTDFYEEVGCDGVTVLGILGEAPKLDAAEAEQVAVRFVKRAKKMQVIVGVSAPGFATMRSLAKASMDAGAAGVMIAPPPSLRTDDQIVGYFKQAAEAIGPDVPWVLQDYPLTLSVVFTPAVIRKIVMDNPNCVMLKHEDWPGLEKITTLRGFQKDGSLRPLSILCGNGGTFLDFEMERGADGAMTGYAFPELLIDVVNLSKAGKRDAAHDLFDAHLPLIRYEQQPGVGLTIRKYVLQKRGIIASSAQRKPGATITAMAKAEVEYLLSRVARVDKRANLGPQSSAAG comes from the coding sequence ATGAAACTCACCGCCGACGCCAAGGGCACTTTCGCAATCGCGCCGACGCCGTTCCACGACGACGGCCGGATCGACGAGCGCTCGATCGACCGCCTGACCGATTTCTACGAGGAGGTCGGCTGCGACGGCGTCACGGTGCTGGGCATCCTCGGCGAAGCGCCCAAGCTCGACGCCGCTGAAGCCGAGCAGGTCGCGGTGCGCTTCGTCAAGCGCGCCAAGAAGATGCAGGTGATCGTCGGCGTCTCCGCGCCGGGCTTTGCCACCATGCGCTCGCTGGCGAAGGCGTCCATGGATGCGGGTGCGGCCGGCGTCATGATCGCGCCGCCGCCGTCGCTTCGCACCGACGACCAGATCGTCGGCTATTTCAAGCAGGCGGCCGAAGCGATCGGGCCTGATGTGCCCTGGGTGCTGCAGGATTATCCGCTGACGCTGTCGGTGGTGTTCACGCCCGCCGTGATCCGCAAGATCGTCATGGACAATCCGAATTGCGTGATGCTCAAGCATGAGGACTGGCCGGGGCTCGAGAAGATCACGACACTGCGCGGCTTCCAGAAGGACGGTTCGCTCCGTCCGCTCTCCATTCTCTGCGGCAATGGCGGCACGTTCCTGGACTTCGAGATGGAGCGCGGTGCCGACGGCGCCATGACCGGCTACGCCTTCCCGGAGCTTCTGATCGACGTCGTGAATCTCTCCAAGGCCGGCAAGCGCGATGCCGCGCATGATCTGTTCGACGCGCACCTGCCGCTGATCCGCTACGAGCAGCAGCCCGGTGTCGGCCTGACCATCCGCAAATACGTGCTCCAGAAGCGCGGCATCATCGCCTCCAGCGCCCAGCGCAAGCCCGGCGCGACCATCACGGCGATGGCGAAGGCGGAGGTCGAATACCTGCTGTCGCGCGTCGCCCGTGTCGACAAGCGCGCCAATCTCGGCCCGCAATCCAGCGCCGCGGGTTAA
- a CDS encoding PAS domain S-box protein, with protein sequence MSAELTPTPEKKRTFSLSIGQLTFGSFLLVLAVIIVTSTASVIAIRHIDTTFAELQRLQSVGDLAEDIDRRMNELRLAARDFVTDPGAGTQFQQVGEAASTLSDILKKTRIELAPEQQDMIDGVTERLATYRTGLERISTLIDRRAQLLANLPPLREQFDAVVAGTADRELASRLSEAQSRIALGLLARNPSAAEQAAQNMRALNIGDARLRSAVNDYAEAIMAVAVRERQIADIDREVLGTEGRLIGRVTELLREVSDRRGHVLSRDFARTLTEARWQSIVLGTIGVLIGILAAGFVVRRTVRPLAQIARSIRALAAGQKDTSIPSADLDNEIGDIARAAEVFRRALEEADTAREAAVRALTEQRLAEESYRKLFEGSVDGIYVTTPAGDLLNANPALARMMGYDSPQQLIDSINDIAHTIYVHPEARVEYQRLMTRDGMVREFEYQVRQRSGDILWLSDSATGVRDEAGNIVRYEGTLRDITDQKRAEDAIAEGRRLLQQVIDTVPAVINVKDRDLRYVLMNRYMAGIFGIEPGDALGRTTADLMSRYGAAKSDESDKRVLKLRKGLGFYEEEYKDASGNMRQWLVNKLPLLDAEGEIERIVTVALDIGERKRGEQEMRKAKESAETALRNLRETQASLIEAEKLAALGRLVAGVAHEVNNPVGISLTVASALERKTAMFTAEVERGELRRSTLNDFLSTSRDASSQLVSNLNRAAELIQSFKQVAADRNYSDQRNFDLGDLTEQVVMSLRPGLRKHNLTLNVECQPDLTMNSYPGPYGQVLTNLFLNSVAHAFPDGRPGTIDIQVRESGKDNVGIIFSDNGCGMSLDVRRRAFDPFFTTRRDQGGTGLGLHIVYSIVTNRLGGRLDLDSEPGSGTRIQIILPRTAPLEQAAE encoded by the coding sequence ATGTCCGCCGAATTGACGCCGACCCCTGAGAAAAAGCGAACCTTCTCGCTCTCCATCGGCCAGCTCACCTTCGGCAGCTTCTTGCTCGTGCTGGCGGTGATCATCGTCACATCGACCGCGAGCGTGATCGCGATTCGGCACATCGACACGACCTTTGCGGAGCTGCAGCGGCTCCAGAGCGTCGGCGACCTCGCCGAGGACATCGACCGCCGCATGAACGAACTGCGCCTTGCCGCGCGCGACTTCGTCACCGATCCCGGCGCCGGCACCCAGTTCCAGCAGGTCGGCGAGGCGGCCTCGACGCTCAGCGACATCCTGAAGAAGACCCGCATCGAGCTCGCGCCCGAGCAGCAGGACATGATCGACGGGGTCACCGAGCGGCTTGCCACTTATCGCACCGGCCTCGAGCGGATCTCGACCCTGATCGATCGTCGCGCCCAGCTGCTCGCCAACCTGCCGCCGCTGCGCGAGCAGTTCGACGCCGTCGTCGCAGGCACCGCCGACCGCGAGCTGGCCTCGCGCCTGTCCGAGGCGCAGAGCCGCATCGCGCTCGGGCTGCTCGCGCGCAACCCGTCCGCGGCAGAGCAGGCCGCGCAGAACATGCGGGCGCTGAATATTGGCGATGCCAGGCTGAGGTCGGCGGTGAACGATTATGCCGAGGCCATCATGGCCGTGGCCGTCCGCGAGCGGCAGATCGCCGACATCGACCGCGAGGTGCTGGGAACCGAGGGCCGGCTGATCGGCCGCGTCACCGAATTGCTGCGCGAAGTCAGCGACCGGCGCGGCCACGTGCTGTCGCGTGACTTTGCCCGTACGCTGACGGAAGCGCGATGGCAGAGCATCGTGCTTGGCACCATCGGGGTTCTGATCGGCATTCTCGCGGCCGGCTTCGTGGTGCGCAGGACGGTCCGTCCGCTCGCCCAGATCGCACGCTCCATTCGCGCGCTTGCGGCGGGCCAGAAAGACACCTCCATCCCGTCCGCCGACCTCGACAACGAGATCGGCGACATCGCGCGTGCGGCCGAAGTGTTCCGCCGTGCGCTGGAGGAGGCCGATACGGCGCGCGAGGCGGCGGTGCGCGCACTCACCGAGCAGCGCCTCGCCGAAGAGAGCTACCGGAAACTGTTCGAGGGCTCGGTCGACGGCATTTATGTGACGACGCCGGCCGGCGATCTGCTCAACGCCAATCCGGCGCTGGCGCGAATGATGGGCTACGACAGCCCGCAGCAGCTGATCGACAGCATCAACGACATCGCCCACACCATCTACGTCCATCCCGAGGCGCGCGTCGAATACCAGCGGCTGATGACGCGCGACGGCATGGTGCGCGAGTTCGAGTATCAGGTGCGCCAGCGCAGCGGCGACATCCTTTGGCTCTCCGACAGCGCCACCGGCGTGCGCGACGAAGCGGGCAATATCGTCCGCTACGAGGGCACGCTGCGCGACATCACCGACCAGAAGCGCGCGGAAGATGCCATCGCCGAAGGCCGGCGCCTGCTCCAGCAGGTCATCGACACCGTGCCCGCGGTGATCAACGTCAAGGACCGCGACCTGCGCTATGTGCTGATGAACCGTTACATGGCCGGCATCTTCGGCATCGAGCCGGGCGATGCGCTCGGCCGCACCACGGCCGACCTGATGTCGCGCTATGGCGCGGCCAAGTCCGACGAGAGCGACAAGAGGGTGCTCAAGCTCCGCAAAGGCCTTGGCTTCTACGAGGAGGAGTACAAGGACGCCTCCGGCAACATGCGGCAATGGCTCGTCAACAAGCTGCCGCTGCTCGATGCCGAGGGCGAGATCGAGCGGATCGTCACCGTCGCGCTCGACATCGGCGAGCGCAAGCGCGGCGAGCAGGAGATGCGCAAGGCCAAGGAATCCGCCGAGACCGCGCTGCGCAATCTGCGCGAGACGCAGGCTTCGCTGATCGAGGCCGAGAAGCTCGCGGCGCTCGGCCGCCTCGTCGCCGGCGTTGCGCACGAGGTCAACAATCCCGTCGGCATCAGTCTCACGGTCGCTTCCGCGTTGGAGCGCAAGACCGCGATGTTCACCGCCGAGGTCGAGCGCGGCGAGCTGCGCCGCTCCACGCTCAACGACTTCCTCAGCACCAGCCGCGACGCATCCTCGCAGCTCGTCTCCAATCTCAACCGCGCCGCCGAGCTGATCCAGTCGTTCAAGCAGGTCGCGGCCGACCGCAATTATTCGGACCAGCGCAACTTCGACCTCGGCGACCTCACCGAGCAGGTGGTGATGAGTCTGCGGCCGGGCCTGCGCAAGCACAATCTGACGCTCAACGTCGAGTGCCAGCCGGATCTGACCATGAACAGCTATCCGGGCCCGTACGGCCAGGTGCTGACCAATCTGTTTCTCAATTCGGTGGCGCACGCCTTCCCGGACGGCCGGCCCGGGACCATCGACATTCAGGTGCGGGAGTCCGGCAAGGACAATGTCGGGATCATCTTCTCCGACAATGGCTGCGGCATGTCGCTCGACGTCCGCCGCCGTGCCTTCGATCCGTTCTTCACGACGCGGCGCGACCAGGGCGGCACCGGCCTCGGATTGCACATCGTCTATAGCATTGTCACCAACCGGCTCGGCGGGCGGCTCGATCTCGATTCCGAGCCGGGCAGCGGCACCCGCATCCAGATCATCCTGCCACGCACGGCGCCGCTCGAGCAGGCTGCGGAATAG
- a CDS encoding Zn-ribbon domain-containing OB-fold protein, with translation MSEAKKYPAPVTNPETAAFWDAAKEGKFMIKRCTACGEAHYFPRSICPFCYSDKTVWEQASGEGTIYTWSLMRKSPTGPYAIGYVTLKEGPSVQTNFVDCDLTTLKIGQKVKVVFKPTDGAPLPFFTVA, from the coding sequence ATGAGTGAAGCGAAGAAATATCCGGCCCCGGTCACGAACCCCGAGACCGCCGCGTTCTGGGACGCGGCCAAAGAGGGCAAGTTCATGATCAAGCGCTGCACGGCGTGCGGCGAGGCGCATTACTTCCCGCGCTCGATCTGTCCGTTCTGCTATTCCGACAAGACGGTGTGGGAGCAAGCTTCGGGCGAGGGCACGATCTACACCTGGAGCCTGATGCGGAAGTCGCCGACCGGGCCCTATGCCATCGGCTATGTCACGCTGAAGGAGGGGCCGTCGGTGCAGACCAATTTCGTCGACTGCGATCTCACGACGCTGAAGATCGGCCAGAAGGTGAAGGTGGTGTTCAAGCCCACGGATGGCGCGCCATTGCCGTTCTTCACCGTGGCTTGA
- a CDS encoding SDR family oxidoreductase, with amino-acid sequence MGLLDGKVALITGAGGGLGEAYAKLFAREGASVVVNDLGGPRDGSGADKSMAQLVVDAITAEGGKAVANGADISTMEGGQSVFDDAIKHFGRADILVNNAGILRDQTFAKATESDWDKVIKVHLKGTFCCTLPVFRWMRENGGGVIVNTSSTSGLIGNFGQTNYGAAKGGIWGLSNVLAIEGRKYNIRIWTLAPGALTRMTADLPRYKENPGAALGPDGIAPAVLYMVSDLSGDQTGKVLGVSGPRGVREMRMMEMEGWKPPHTGWKAQDIADHAKEIFFSEEQIKMGARRF; translated from the coding sequence ATGGGACTACTCGACGGCAAGGTTGCGCTGATCACCGGCGCGGGCGGGGGCCTCGGTGAGGCCTACGCAAAGCTGTTCGCGCGGGAAGGGGCCTCGGTCGTGGTCAACGACCTCGGCGGGCCCCGCGACGGCTCCGGTGCCGACAAGTCCATGGCGCAGCTTGTGGTGGACGCGATCACGGCCGAGGGCGGCAAGGCGGTCGCCAACGGCGCCGACATCTCCACCATGGAGGGCGGCCAGTCGGTGTTCGACGACGCCATCAAGCACTTCGGCCGCGCCGACATCCTGGTCAACAATGCCGGTATCCTGCGCGACCAGACCTTCGCAAAAGCCACCGAATCGGACTGGGACAAGGTGATCAAGGTGCATCTGAAAGGCACCTTTTGTTGCACCCTGCCGGTGTTTCGCTGGATGCGGGAAAACGGCGGCGGCGTCATCGTCAACACCTCCTCGACCTCGGGCCTGATCGGCAATTTCGGCCAGACCAATTATGGAGCTGCCAAGGGCGGCATCTGGGGCCTGTCCAACGTGCTGGCGATCGAGGGCCGCAAGTACAACATCCGGATCTGGACGCTGGCGCCGGGCGCCCTGACCCGCATGACCGCAGACCTGCCCCGCTATAAGGAGAACCCGGGCGCGGCGCTGGGGCCGGACGGCATCGCGCCGGCCGTGCTATACATGGTCAGCGACTTGTCGGGCGACCAGACCGGCAAGGTGCTGGGCGTGTCCGGGCCCCGCGGCGTGCGCGAGATGCGGATGATGGAAATGGAAGGCTGGAAACCGCCGCACACGGGCTGGAAGGCCCAGGACATCGCCGATCATGCCAAGGAGATCTTCTTCTCCGAGGAGCAGATCAAGATGGGAGCACGGCGGTTTTAG
- a CDS encoding DMT family transporter translates to MDNRQDTNIAVELALLVALATLWGGSYTFIKLGVATIPPITLIAARTTIAGLLLLAVMWARGIRMPTDAATWRRFAFQAVLNSVIPWTLIAWGERHVDAALATILNSAGPIFTFLLTAIVTRHEATTPRKLFGVVAGMAGILLIVGVDAFHDIGGGLVAEAAIVAATICYACAAIFGRSFKGLDPMAPAAGSLLAGAAVLIPASLVVEQPWTLSPSQSSVLALLALAVFSTAAAFAIYFRLIQTLGSVGTTAQAYLRVPIGVAISVALLGESLSQTAWIGLACVVLGVAAMTIPARRQASVKPS, encoded by the coding sequence ATGGACAACCGGCAGGACACCAACATCGCCGTCGAGCTGGCGCTCCTGGTCGCGCTCGCAACGCTCTGGGGCGGGTCCTACACCTTCATCAAGCTCGGCGTTGCCACCATCCCGCCGATCACGCTGATCGCGGCGCGCACCACGATCGCGGGCCTGTTGCTGCTGGCCGTCATGTGGGCACGCGGCATCCGAATGCCGACGGATGCCGCGACCTGGCGGCGGTTCGCGTTCCAGGCCGTACTCAACAGCGTGATCCCCTGGACGCTGATCGCCTGGGGCGAGCGCCACGTCGATGCCGCGCTGGCCACCATCCTCAACTCGGCCGGACCGATCTTCACCTTCCTGCTCACTGCAATCGTGACCCGTCACGAAGCGACGACACCGCGAAAGCTGTTCGGCGTCGTCGCCGGCATGGCCGGCATCCTGCTGATCGTCGGCGTCGATGCCTTCCATGACATTGGCGGCGGCCTCGTCGCGGAGGCCGCGATCGTCGCCGCCACCATCTGCTATGCATGCGCCGCGATCTTCGGCCGCAGCTTCAAGGGGCTCGATCCCATGGCGCCGGCAGCCGGCTCGCTGCTGGCCGGGGCCGCCGTCCTGATCCCGGCCTCGCTCGTGGTCGAGCAGCCCTGGACGCTGTCGCCCTCGCAAAGCTCAGTGCTGGCGCTGCTCGCGCTCGCCGTGTTCTCGACGGCCGCAGCGTTTGCGATCTACTTCCGCCTGATCCAGACCCTGGGCTCGGTCGGCACCACGGCGCAGGCCTATCTCCGCGTGCCCATCGGTGTCGCCATCAGCGTCGCCCTTCTCGGCGAGAGCCTGAGCCAGACTGCCTGGATCGGGCTTGCCTGCGTCGTCCTCGGCGTCGCCGCCATGACGATCCCGGCCCGGCGGCAGGCAAGCGTCAAACCGTCATAG
- a CDS encoding thiolase domain-containing protein, with the protein MTIKGKAYIAGIFEHPTRHAPDKSTAQLHAEVAKGAIEDAGLSKDDVDGYFCAGDAPGGAWPMVDYLGLNTKKLRHVDSTETGGCSYIIHLGHAAEAIAAGKCSIALITLAGKPRTGVMPPRAAGAEADFESAYGATTHNAYGMCAMRHMHDYGTTSEQLAWIKVAASHHAQYNPHAMLKDVVTVEDVLNSPMISDPLHRMDCCVVSDGGGALIVTTPEIAKSLKKPLVTLIGHGEAMKGPRGGKDLDLTYSAGIWSGPRAFEEAGITPKDIKYASIYDSFTITVLMQLEDLGFCKKGEGGKFVADGNLISGVGKLPFNTDGGGLCSNHPVNRGGMTKIIEAVRQLRGEAHPKVQVKNCDLAIAHGTGGLLGVRHAASTAILERV; encoded by the coding sequence TTGACCATCAAGGGCAAGGCCTACATTGCCGGGATTTTTGAACACCCGACCCGGCATGCGCCGGACAAATCCACCGCGCAGCTCCATGCCGAGGTCGCCAAGGGCGCGATCGAGGATGCCGGGCTCTCCAAGGACGATGTCGACGGCTATTTCTGCGCAGGCGATGCGCCCGGCGGCGCCTGGCCGATGGTCGATTATCTCGGCCTGAACACCAAGAAGCTCCGCCACGTCGATTCCACCGAGACCGGCGGCTGTTCCTATATCATCCATCTCGGCCATGCCGCCGAGGCGATCGCGGCGGGCAAGTGCTCGATCGCGCTGATCACGCTCGCCGGCAAGCCGCGCACCGGCGTGATGCCGCCGCGTGCCGCTGGCGCGGAAGCCGATTTCGAGTCCGCTTACGGCGCGACCACGCACAATGCCTATGGCATGTGTGCCATGCGCCACATGCACGACTACGGCACCACCTCAGAGCAGCTCGCCTGGATCAAGGTCGCGGCCTCGCATCACGCGCAATACAATCCGCATGCGATGCTGAAAGATGTCGTCACCGTCGAGGACGTGCTGAACTCGCCGATGATCTCCGATCCCCTGCATCGCATGGATTGCTGCGTCGTCTCCGACGGCGGCGGCGCGCTGATCGTGACGACGCCGGAGATCGCCAAGAGCCTGAAGAAGCCGCTGGTCACGCTGATCGGCCACGGCGAGGCGATGAAGGGGCCGCGCGGCGGCAAGGATCTCGATCTCACGTACTCCGCCGGCATCTGGTCCGGTCCGCGCGCCTTCGAGGAAGCCGGCATCACGCCGAAGGACATCAAATACGCCTCCATCTATGACAGCTTCACCATCACGGTGCTGATGCAGCTCGAAGACCTCGGCTTCTGCAAGAAGGGCGAGGGCGGCAAGTTCGTCGCCGACGGCAATCTGATCTCTGGCGTCGGCAAGCTGCCGTTCAACACCGATGGCGGCGGCCTTTGCAGCAACCATCCCGTCAACCGCGGCGGCATGACCAAGATCATCGAGGCTGTGCGGCAGCTGCGCGGCGAGGCGCATCCGAAGGTGCAGGTCAAGAATTGCGATCTCGCCATCGCCCACGGCACCGGCGGCCTTTTGGGTGTTCGCCACGCCGCCTCGACCGCCATTCTGGAGCGCGTGTGA
- a CDS encoding MaoC family dehydratase, giving the protein MSARYEELKSLKNLGQKYAYTDREVMLYAYGIGLGADPMDEKELAFVNEGTLTPRPLKVVPTFASVAAWGSGPGEMNLNRVMVVDGERDITFHQPLPVAANITADSSVVEVYDKGKDKGVVIAHQTVLKNEKGEKLATLVASRFARGDGGFGGPNLTQPDPHKIPSRNPDKTIDIVTRPDQALVYRLCGDRNPLHSDPEFAKKAGFPRPILHGMCTYGITCRGVLQTYADYDASAFRQHVARFSSPVYPGETVTMDLWKDGNVISFEAKVKARGVTVIKNGKTVLG; this is encoded by the coding sequence ATGTCCGCCAGATACGAAGAACTGAAGTCCCTCAAGAACCTCGGCCAAAAATATGCCTACACCGACCGGGAGGTGATGCTCTACGCCTACGGCATCGGCCTCGGCGCCGATCCCATGGACGAGAAGGAGCTTGCCTTTGTCAACGAGGGCACGTTGACGCCGCGGCCGCTGAAGGTGGTGCCGACGTTCGCGTCCGTCGCCGCGTGGGGCTCGGGGCCGGGCGAGATGAATCTCAACCGCGTCATGGTGGTGGACGGCGAGCGCGACATCACCTTCCACCAGCCGCTGCCGGTCGCTGCGAACATCACCGCCGACTCCTCCGTCGTCGAGGTCTACGACAAGGGCAAGGACAAGGGCGTCGTCATCGCCCATCAGACCGTGCTCAAGAACGAGAAGGGCGAGAAGCTGGCAACGCTGGTCGCCTCGCGCTTCGCCCGCGGCGACGGCGGCTTTGGCGGGCCCAACCTGACCCAGCCCGATCCGCACAAGATCCCCTCACGCAACCCCGACAAGACCATCGACATCGTAACGCGCCCCGATCAGGCGCTGGTCTACCGCCTCTGCGGCGACCGCAACCCGCTGCACTCGGACCCCGAGTTTGCGAAGAAGGCCGGCTTTCCGCGCCCGATCCTGCACGGCATGTGCACCTACGGCATCACCTGCCGCGGCGTGCTCCAGACCTATGCCGACTACGACGCCTCCGCGTTCCGCCAGCATGTCGCGCGGTTCTCCTCGCCGGTCTATCCCGGCGAGACCGTGACCATGGACCTCTGGAAGGACGGCAACGTGATCTCGTTCGAAGCCAAGGTGAAGGCGCGCGGGGTTACGGTGATCAAGAACGGCAAGACGGTGCTGGGTTAG
- a CDS encoding NUDIX hydrolase, whose protein sequence is MAETSASRPASTILLLRDGARADGKGRGEIEVFMMVRHHQIEFSSGALVFPGGSVDAGDKEIVARTDLYSGGEGLSEADRGFRIAAIRETFEESGILLASSRGTGAPVDAKRAGELADQHRVALNEHKVSFLSILADNNLQLALDTLVPYAHWITPEGMPKRFDTWFFLAAAPPDQLGAHDGRESTDSIWISPREAVDGGESGRFKLPFPTTRNLIRLAKQATVQAAMEHARGMSIVTVMPVMTKTETGRQLRIPREAGYDGEVFEVGALG, encoded by the coding sequence ATGGCCGAGACATCAGCATCACGCCCGGCCTCGACGATCCTCCTGCTGCGCGATGGCGCGAGGGCCGACGGCAAGGGCCGCGGCGAAATTGAAGTCTTCATGATGGTTCGCCATCATCAGATCGAGTTCAGCTCGGGCGCGCTGGTGTTTCCCGGCGGCAGCGTCGATGCCGGTGACAAGGAGATCGTCGCCCGCACCGATCTGTATTCGGGCGGCGAGGGCTTGAGCGAAGCGGACCGCGGCTTCCGCATCGCCGCGATCCGCGAGACCTTTGAGGAAAGCGGCATCCTGCTGGCGAGCTCGAGGGGGACTGGTGCGCCTGTCGATGCCAAGCGTGCCGGCGAACTCGCAGATCAACACCGCGTCGCGCTCAACGAGCACAAGGTCAGCTTCCTGAGCATCCTGGCCGACAACAATCTGCAGCTCGCGCTCGACACGCTGGTGCCTTACGCGCACTGGATCACGCCCGAGGGCATGCCAAAACGCTTCGACACCTGGTTCTTCCTTGCCGCAGCGCCGCCCGACCAGCTCGGCGCCCATGACGGCCGGGAGTCGACGGATTCGATCTGGATTTCGCCGCGCGAGGCGGTGGACGGCGGCGAAAGCGGCCGCTTCAAGCTGCCGTTCCCGACCACGCGTAATCTGATCCGGCTGGCGAAGCAGGCAACGGTGCAGGCCGCGATGGAGCATGCCCGCGGCATGTCGATCGTCACGGTGATGCCGGTCATGACCAAGACCGAAACCGGCCGCCAGCTCCGCATCCCCCGCGAGGCCGGCTATGACGGCGAGGTGTTCGAGGTGGGGGCACTGGGCTAA
- a CDS encoding VOC family protein, with the protein MPVVVTWDHVHLRSPDPEATAAWLRDILGGEIVHAPGRIDVNLGGARIFIAPLEGDSAVNPPPPHPHQGLDHFGLTVKDIDAVAAEIKAKGVTFTREPTTIRPGVRICFIRGPEGISIELLERDKKYT; encoded by the coding sequence ATGCCAGTCGTCGTCACTTGGGATCACGTCCATCTGCGCAGCCCCGATCCGGAGGCCACGGCAGCTTGGCTGCGGGACATCCTCGGTGGCGAGATCGTGCATGCGCCGGGACGGATCGACGTGAACCTTGGCGGCGCCAGGATTTTCATCGCACCGCTCGAGGGCGATAGCGCCGTCAACCCGCCGCCTCCGCACCCGCATCAGGGCCTCGATCATTTTGGCCTGACGGTGAAGGACATCGATGCCGTCGCGGCCGAGATCAAGGCCAAGGGCGTCACCTTCACGCGTGAGCCGACCACGATCCGGCCCGGCGTGCGCATCTGCTTCATCCGCGGCCCCGAAGGCATCTCGATCGAGCTGCTGGAGCGCGATAAGAAATACACCTGA